The DNA sequence GGGAGGACAAATGATTGTCTGAATAACAATCACCAATCAAAAAGGCGCAGCTAACCGGGCTTCGTCAATGATTTTGTTACTTGGGCGAATACTGCTATTTTATTTGATGGCAGCACCGCCGACCTGGGATGATGGACATGAATATTTCGACGCTGATGGACTTGGCTCGACAAAACCACAACGTGCGATCAGACCGCCACCTAGCGGCTAGAGAGAGCTGGTCACAGACCACCGTCTCACATTGGCGCACTGGACGGTGTGTCCCCTCTCCCGAGAACCTCATAACACTATGTAATCTGGCAGATATTCCGGTAGAGGTCGGCCTTGCATGGCGCAACGCATGGGAGGCACACGGCGAAGCCAAATCAATCTGTGTACGGATCGCTGAAGACGTGACCAGAAACGCAGGGGTCTCCCTCCCCTCCGAAGCGGCCTGAACAGACCCCGAACGAAGCAACCTCATAGTCCAGATTGTTTATATTATGGAAAATATTTGACATCTTTCCAGTCGACCTGATCTCAAGCATGGGCTTCTATAGACTCTAAGGAATCTGCGAAATTCCCAAAATTCCAAGGAATTCCACGTCTGGAGGAGACAATCATGGACAAGCCGACAATTGCCGCGAAAGAACCCGCGCAGGTTGAGGTCAAAGCCGGTGAAAGCTATTGGTGGTGCCGCTGCGGGAAATCAGCCAACCAGCCTTTCTGCGATGGATCCCACAAGGGCACGTCGTTTGAACCTATGGAATATAAGGCCGAGAAAGACCGCACGCTCTTCTTCTGCCAGTGTAAGCACACCAAACGCGAGCCGTTCTGTGACGGTGCACACAATGATCTCTGAATCTGGGGACCTCTGAGCCTGAGCTGCGCTCACATCTTCTGGCGTTTGAGGTGCATGAACTGCTCCGCCAGTTCTGACTTGGCCGTGAGCCCAAACCCGGACTGTTCATAAAGGCCATGGGCATCATCTGTGGCGAGCGTCCACAGGTGCACGGTTTTGAGTGCCGGGTCGCTCACCATGGTTTCCATGAGCCATTTGCCGAGCCCCCGGCCCCGCGCCTCATCGTCAATCACCACGTCTGATATCCAGGCAAACCGCGCCATGTCGGTCACCGCGCGCGCAAAGCCGACCTGCGCACCGTTCGGACCATAAACACCATAGCCGCGCGCATGTTGAATGCTGTTCCAGAGCGTCTCAGGTGTGTTTTCAGCGGCCCAATAGGTTTTGGCGAGCGCGCCGAGAAGCCAGTCCTTGTCGAGCCGATCGAGATCTATCGAAATCTCAAAACCATCACGTTTCCAGGTGCTTATCGACATGTCTTCACCTTGTTTTTGCGCCCTGCTTTAGTCCTCGACGGTAATCGTCATCCCGTCATAGGCAGGCTCGTGACCATCGGGAAGCTCTTTGGCGAGCGTTGCATAATCCAGATCCACATGAAGGTTTGTGAGCACCCCGTGGGCGACTTTGAGCCGTTCAAGCCAGGACATGGTCATTTCCACATGAGCATGGCTTGGATGCGGTTTGTAGCGCAGCGCATCCACGATCCAGTGCTCGACGCCTTCAAGGAAAGCAAAACTCTCCTCTGGCAATCCCACCAGATCGGCGGAATAAGCAACAGAGCCAATGCGAAACCCAAGCGAGCGGATATTCCCATGGTCCTGATCAAACGGCAGAGCAGTGATGGCGCCCCCTTCCCCCTCAATCGTCACAGGCTCGCCCGGGCGGATCATGTGGGCGTCCAGGATGGGAGGGTAGCTCGAACCTTCCGGCGTTTGAAAGCAATAGCCAAATCGAGACATCAGCGTTTCTGACGTGCAGGCATCCAGATAGACATCAACCCGTTGCATTCGGTTGATCGCCACCATGCGTAGATCATCAATGCCATGAGTCTGATCCGCATGATCATGGGTAATCAGCACACCGTCGATCCATTGGGTACCGGTGCCCAGAAGCTGCGCGCGCATATCCGGCGAGGTATCGACGAGTACGCTGGTCTTTTTCTCGGGATCGTCTTTCCAGCGCTCCACGAGCAGCGAACAACGGCTCCGGCTGTTCTTCGGCTCGTCCGGATCGCAATTGCCCCAATAACCGCCAATGCGGGGCACACCACCCGAGGACCCCGAGCCCAGAATTGTAAAGCGGGTGGTCATGCAAGCGCCTCCCGCGAGACCTTGGTGAAAAGCTTGAAGAAATTGTCTGTCGTGGCCGCCGCCAGTGTATCCACCTCAATGCCCTGAAGCTCAGCAACTTTCGCAGCCGTGTGGGCTACAAAGGAGGGTTCGTTCCTCTTGCCGCGTTTCGGCACGGGAGCAAGATAAGGCGCGTCGGTTTCCACCAGCAGCTTGTCCAGCGGCACGTCTTTAGCGATCTCCTGCAGGTCCGCAGCGCTCTTAAACGTCACGATCCCGGAAAGCGAAATATAGAGCCCAAGATCAAGGGCGGTCATACCAAGCGCCCGGCCCGAACTGAAACAGTGGAGGAGTGCGGGAAACGCCCCCTTCCCCATTTCTTCTGTCAGGATCTCTGCCATATCTTCGTCCGCGTCGCGCGTGTGAATGACAAGCGGCAATTGAGTTTCCCGCGAGGCTTCAATATGCGCGCGGAAGTTTGTTTTCTGGGCATCGCGTGGGCTGTGTTCGTAGAAATAGTCGAGCCCGGTTTCCCCAATGCCAACAACCTTCGGGTGCTGCGCCAGCTCAACAAGTCGCGCCGTATCAACGTCAGGTTCGGCTTCTGCTTCGTGCGGGTGAATACCGACTGTACAGACAATATTGTCGTAGGTTTCTGCAACCTTTAACACACCCTCAAATCCGCGAAGGGTTGTTCCGATGGTGACCATCAGACCAACGCCCGCCTCGCCAGCGCGTGCGACGACATCATCCAGCTCGCCGTTGAAATCTTTGAAGTCCAGATGGCAGTGACTGTCGACCAGGCGCGCACTCATGAAGACGCCTCCGGCTCCACATAGCGTGGGAAAACCGCTTCAGGTTTTGGAAGCTCGGTGCCGGGGCTCAGACGATGGTCAGACCCGCAAAAGGCGAAAGTCCGCTCGCCTTCCGGCACTGCCAGCACATCGAGCAGCTTAGCAGCACCAGCGGGAACAACCGGTTGCGCTAGGAGCGCTACATTGCGGACAACTTCTGCTGTCACATATAGCACTGTGCCCATACGCTCAGGGTCTGTTTTCTTCAATGCCCAGGGCTCTTCGCCCGCGAAATAGCGATTGGCTTCAGCCACAACATCCCAGATGGCGCCGAGAGCTTTGTGGATGGCCCGGTCATCAAAATGGCCGCGAGCGAGGACGAGGGCTGCATCCGCCTGCGCAAGAATGGCTTTGTCCTGAGGCTGCAAATCTTTGGGTTCGGGAACAATGCCGCCGAGATTTTTGTTCAGCATGGAAAGCGAGCGCTGGGCGAGATTGCCAAGGTCATTGGCGAGGTCTGAATTGATCCGGTTGACGAGTGCGGTCTTGGAAAAGTCACCATCATTGCCGAACGGCACTTCGCGCAGCAGGAAGTACCGGACCGGGTCAAGACCATAGGTGTCCACCAGCTCGAACGGGTCAATCACATTACCAAGCGATTTGGAAATCTTCTCGCCTTCATTTGTCCACCACCCATGGGCAAACACCTGGGTGGGCAACTCAATGCCGGCAGAGAGAAGGAAGGCCGGCCAGTAGACCGCGTGAAACCTCAAAATGTCTTTGCCAATGACATGTACGTCCGCAGGCCAGAACTTTTCAAACAAGTCACTCTCAGCGTCGGGATAGCCTGCCGCCGCGATATAGTTGGTGAGCGCATCAAGCCAGACATAGACGATGTGATCGGGATCGCCAGGCACTGGCACGCCCCAGTTAAAGGTCGTTCTGGAAATTGAAAGATCTCTCAGCCCGCCTTTAACAAAGCTTGCCACTTCGTTGCGGCGGCTTTCAGGCCGAATGAACCCTGGCTTGTCGTAGAGCTCAAGCAGCTTTTCCTGATAAGCGGAAAGCCGGAAGAAATAGCTTGGCTCCTCAACCCATTCTACAGGTGCACCGGTAGGCGCAATCTTGTCGCCAGAGGAAGACTCTTTCAGCTCGTCTTCGCCGTAGAACGCCTCGTCACGGACGGAGTACCAGCCGGCATAGGAGTCGAGATAGATGTCTCCCTTATCAGCCATCCGCTTCCAGATGTCCTGCACGGCTTTGATGTGGCGCTCTTCGGTCGTGCGGATGAAGTCATCGATTGAAAAATTCATGGTCTCGGCAAGAGACTGAAAGCGACCCGAAATCTGTGCGCAAAGTTCTTGCGGGGTAATGCCTTGCGCTTCCGCAGACTTCTCTACCTTCTGACCGTGCTCATCATTACCGGTCAGAAAGAGAACATCATAGCCATCAAGCCGTTTGAAACGCGCCAGCGCATCACACGCGAGCGTCGTATAGGCATGCCCGATATGCGGCACATCATTGACGTAGTAGATCGGGGTCGTGATGTAGAAGGATTTTGCGGCGGACATATTGAGAAGCACTTTTCAGGATGACGTGTGGGAACGGAACAGGTGTAGGCGACAGGTTAAGCAGACTGGGTCATGCTGGAAGCAGCCGCCTCGAGCATCGAAAATGCGTTCAAAATCACCAACTTGCGATCCATGTTAAGCGCCTCTGCGCGTGTGGCCAATTCGCCGATCTTTTCCCACACCTCGACCCAGCGATCAAGGTTTTGCCCATGAACCAGCATGGCCATGGCAGTGGCTTCGCCAGGAACAATATCGGGGTTTGCAGGACCGCCAGCACCCTGGCGTACCGCCCGGGCGACCCAATCGCGCATTAGGTCGACCAATATGTCAAATGTTTGTTCGGCACCCCGTCTGGCGGCTTTGTCCGCAAGGGCGTGCATCGCCGCGATATCCGGCCTTGGTAGCTGGCAGATCAGTCCGACCATGGATCGATAAAGCTCCAGACCATCGCCTGATGCAATGGTGAGCGCCCGTCCGGCACTTCCCTCCGCCAAAACATCAATAGCAGCGATGTCGTCAGCGCTGAGATCAGCGCCATTGGCGCCGAGCACCTGATCCATGGCGCTGCTACTAAGCGCAGGCATGGGCAATTGCCGACATCTCGACCGAATGGTGGGCAGCAGCCGTCCGGGCTGGTGGCTCACGAGCAGGAATAGGGATTTTGCAGGCGGTTCCTCTAGGACTTTGAGCAGGGCATTTGCGGAGTTCGCATTCATTTCATCAGCGCTGTCCACAATGCAGACGCGCCACCCACCTGCTCCTGCGCTCTTCCCGAAAAAGCCAGAGGTCTTTCGGACCTGATCAACAGGAATGACGGACTTGGCTTTCTTCGTCTTCTCATCGACAGGGCGTCGGATGACCAGCAGGTCTGGATGTCCTTGAGCGAGAATTTGGCGCGCGGCTGGCATGTCCTCAGAGACAGACAGATTTTCTGCACCCATCGCCCGAGCTTTTTCCGCATCGGAATAGGTGAGCACGAACTTCGCCATCCGATATGCGAGTGTCGTCTTGCCGATACCCTTGGGGCCCGTCAACAGCCAGGCGTGATGCATCCGTCCGCTCATAAAGGCGTCAAACAGCGCTTCCTCGGCATGGCTGTGCCCATAGAGAACATTGGTTTCTCTGGGGTGCTTGAAATCGCCAAGTCGGTCGGGTTCTGGAAGGTCACTCATGGGTCAAGCTTAGCATGGCTTATCCCACTCTGTCAGAGGTCGAAGCGCGTCGCTGTTTCAGCCCAGATAGCCTGCTGAACGGCGTTGATGTCGGCTGTGGCGTCAATCACTTTGCAGCGTTGAGGCTCATCGGTAGCGATATCGAGGAATGCCTGACGCAGGGCCTCATGAAACGCCTGCCCCATTTTCTCGTACCGGTCTTCGCCCTCACCGCGAGCTCCAGCACGTGTAAGGCCATCGGCGACGGGCAGGTCAAGGATCAAGGTGAGGTCCGGCATGGTGGTACCCACCACAAGGTTGGTGAGATCGCGTATCACATCCTTGCCCAACGACTGTGCGACGCCCTGGTAGGCCATGGATGAGTCGACAAACCTGTCACACAGAACCCATTTTCCTTCACTCAGGGCCGGACGAACAACGCGTTCAAGATGGTCGGCCCGGGCAGCAAAATGGAGCAGAACCTCCGTCATGCCCGTCCATCGATCGCCATCGCCGGTAACAAGCAGTGCTCGAATTTCCTCAGCACCAGGTGACCCACCAGGTTCGCGTGTCTGTAACACTGCGTATCCGGCTTTCTCCAGGGCATCACTGAGAAGACGAATCTGAGTTGATTTGCCTGCCCCCTCACCGCCTTCAAATGTGATGAAGCGTCCTGGATGCGGGCGACTGGCGTTCATGAGGACCTATTCGCCTGTTACCATCTGAAGGACAGAGCTCATGGCACGTCCAAAAAGGCCGATCTGATCGACATTGGCACCGGCGTAAATCGGGAACTGCCGTGTGGGCGCGTTAGGAGCCTGAATGGTCAACGTTCCTACTTCCTGCCCCGCCTTGATGGGAGCGGCAATGGGCCCGTCCCAGTTTGCCGATACTTTCATATCGCGCCGCGCCGCTCGTGTTAGCGTCAGACTCACATCCTCAGCGACGACCAAAGGCACGAGGTCATAGACACCCTGCCAGACTTCGGCGTTCTCAACGACATCGCCAGCTGCATACAGGTCGTAGGTCTTGAACTCCCGGAAGCCCCACCGGAGAAGCTTTTCACTTTCCTCCGAGCGCTCACGTTCGGAACTAAGGCCATTCACCACCAGAATAAGCCGTCGGCCATTCTGTTCACCTGAAGCGACGAGGCCATATCCGGACACCTCAGTATGACCCGTTTTTAGACCGTCGGCATTTAGGTTCATGTAGAGAAGCGGATTGCGGTTGGATTGCGTAATGCCGTTCCAGGTGAACTCGCGCTCGTTGTAATAAGGATAATAATCGCTCAAGTCGTAGATCAGGTGGCGGGCGAGCTGTGCAAGCTCCCGCGCGGTCATTTTATGTTCGGGATGTGGCCAACCGGTAGAGTTCCTAAATTCAGCCCGTGCGAGACCGAGTTCTCTACCGCGGCGGGTCATTTCTTCGGCAAAGGCTTCTTCTGAACCGCTCATGCCTTCGGCAATAGCAATGCAGGCATCATTGCCCGATTGAACAATTACACCGCGGATCAGGTCCTCAACAGGGATACGCGAGTTTACCTCTGCGAACATTGTCGATGAACCAGACGCGGCCCCGCCGCGACGCCAGGCATTTTCGCTGACAGTCATGGTGTCAGTGAGGCTGAGGCGTCCTTCTTTCAGGGCCTCGAACAAAAGCGTCATGGTCATCAGCTTTGTCATGCTGGCGGGCGCCATCAGGACATCACCCTCTTTCTCATAGAGGATGTCGCCGGTCTCCCCGTCCATCAGAACGGCGAAGGTGGCTTTGGTTTCAAAACCCGATGCAGAGGCCGCTGAGAATGAGCCAGCGACGAAAAGCAGTGCGATTATGCTGTGAGAAATTAGGCGAACGA is a window from the Rhodobiaceae bacterium genome containing:
- a CDS encoding iron-binding zinc finger CDGSH type, with the protein product MDKPTIAAKEPAQVEVKAGESYWWCRCGKSANQPFCDGSHKGTSFEPMEYKAEKDRTLFFCQCKHTKREPFCDGAHNDL
- a CDS encoding acetyltransferase (GNAT) domain protein; the protein is MSISTWKRDGFEISIDLDRLDKDWLLGALAKTYWAAENTPETLWNSIQHARGYGVYGPNGAQVGFARAVTDMARFAWISDVVIDDEARGRGLGKWLMETMVSDPALKTVHLWTLATDDAHGLYEQSGFGLTAKSELAEQFMHLKRQKM
- a CDS encoding putative hydrolase, with amino-acid sequence MTTRFTILGSGSSGGVPRIGGYWGNCDPDEPKNSRSRCSLLVERWKDDPEKKTSVLVDTSPDMRAQLLGTGTQWIDGVLITHDHADQTHGIDDLRMVAINRMQRVDVYLDACTSETLMSRFGYCFQTPEGSSYPPILDAHMIRPGEPVTIEGEGGAITALPFDQDHGNIRSLGFRIGSVAYSADLVGLPEESFAFLEGVEHWIVDALRYKPHPSHAHVEMTMSWLERLKVAHGVLTNLHVDLDYATLAKELPDGHEPAYDGMTITVED
- the ycfH gene encoding putative metal-dependent hydrolase YcfH, whose translation is MSARLVDSHCHLDFKDFNGELDDVVARAGEAGVGLMVTIGTTLRGFEGVLKVAETYDNIVCTVGIHPHEAEAEPDVDTARLVELAQHPKVVGIGETGLDYFYEHSPRDAQKTNFRAHIEASRETQLPLVIHTRDADEDMAEILTEEMGKGAFPALLHCFSSGRALGMTALDLGLYISLSGIVTFKSAADLQEIAKDVPLDKLLVETDAPYLAPVPKRGKRNEPSFVAHTAAKVAELQGIEVDTLAAATTDNFFKLFTKVSREALA
- the metG gene encoding methionine--tRNA ligase yields the protein MSAAKSFYITTPIYYVNDVPHIGHAYTTLACDALARFKRLDGYDVLFLTGNDEHGQKVEKSAEAQGITPQELCAQISGRFQSLAETMNFSIDDFIRTTEERHIKAVQDIWKRMADKGDIYLDSYAGWYSVRDEAFYGEDELKESSSGDKIAPTGAPVEWVEEPSYFFRLSAYQEKLLELYDKPGFIRPESRRNEVASFVKGGLRDLSISRTTFNWGVPVPGDPDHIVYVWLDALTNYIAAAGYPDAESDLFEKFWPADVHVIGKDILRFHAVYWPAFLLSAGIELPTQVFAHGWWTNEGEKISKSLGNVIDPFELVDTYGLDPVRYFLLREVPFGNDGDFSKTALVNRINSDLANDLGNLAQRSLSMLNKNLGGIVPEPKDLQPQDKAILAQADAALVLARGHFDDRAIHKALGAIWDVVAEANRYFAGEEPWALKKTDPERMGTVLYVTAEVVRNVALLAQPVVPAGAAKLLDVLAVPEGERTFAFCGSDHRLSPGTELPKPEAVFPRYVEPEASS
- the dnaX gene encoding DNA polymerase III subunit tau; this encodes MSDLPEPDRLGDFKHPRETNVLYGHSHAEEALFDAFMSGRMHHAWLLTGPKGIGKTTLAYRMAKFVLTYSDAEKARAMGAENLSVSEDMPAARQILAQGHPDLLVIRRPVDEKTKKAKSVIPVDQVRKTSGFFGKSAGAGGWRVCIVDSADEMNANSANALLKVLEEPPAKSLFLLVSHQPGRLLPTIRSRCRQLPMPALSSSAMDQVLGANGADLSADDIAAIDVLAEGSAGRALTIASGDGLELYRSMVGLICQLPRPDIAAMHALADKAARRGAEQTFDILVDLMRDWVARAVRQGAGGPANPDIVPGEATAMAMLVHGQNLDRWVEVWEKIGELATRAEALNMDRKLVILNAFSMLEAAASSMTQSA
- the tmk gene encoding thymidylate kinase, whose product is MNASRPHPGRFITFEGGEGAGKSTQIRLLSDALEKAGYAVLQTREPGGSPGAEEIRALLVTGDGDRWTGMTEVLLHFAARADHLERVVRPALSEGKWVLCDRFVDSSMAYQGVAQSLGKDVIRDLTNLVVGTTMPDLTLILDLPVADGLTRAGARGEGEDRYEKMGQAFHEALRQAFLDIATDEPQRCKVIDATADINAVQQAIWAETATRFDL
- the dacC gene encoding D-alanyl-D-alanine carboxypeptidase DacC, which codes for MIVRLISHSIIALLFVAGSFSAASASGFETKATFAVLMDGETGDILYEKEGDVLMAPASMTKLMTMTLLFEALKEGRLSLTDTMTVSENAWRRGGAASGSSTMFAEVNSRIPVEDLIRGVIVQSGNDACIAIAEGMSGSEEAFAEEMTRRGRELGLARAEFRNSTGWPHPEHKMTARELAQLARHLIYDLSDYYPYYNEREFTWNGITQSNRNPLLYMNLNADGLKTGHTEVSGYGLVASGEQNGRRLILVVNGLSSERERSEESEKLLRWGFREFKTYDLYAAGDVVENAEVWQGVYDLVPLVVAEDVSLTLTRAARRDMKVSANWDGPIAAPIKAGQEVGTLTIQAPNAPTRQFPIYAGANVDQIGLFGRAMSSVLQMVTGE